One Thermoanaerobacter pseudethanolicus ATCC 33223 DNA window includes the following coding sequences:
- a CDS encoding type III pantothenate kinase — protein sequence MLLVFDVGNTNIVMGIYKGKKLLHSFRISTEKSKTSDEYGMLINQLFEYNGLKLKDVDAVIISSVVPPIMHTLESMTIKYCNTKPLIVGPGIKTGINIKYDNPKEVGADRIVNAVAAYEIYGGPVIVIDFGTATTFCAISKNCEYLGGIIAPGLAISADALFQRTAKLPKIELTKPSTVICKNTVSSMQSGIIYGHVGMVDYIVSRMKEEFAPNAYVVATGGFARMIAEESKTINTVNDMLTLEGLRIIYERNAD from the coding sequence TTGCTTTTAGTCTTTGACGTAGGGAATACCAACATTGTAATGGGGATTTACAAAGGGAAAAAGCTTCTACATTCTTTTAGAATATCTACCGAAAAAAGCAAAACCTCCGATGAATATGGGATGTTGATAAATCAGTTGTTTGAGTACAATGGTCTGAAGCTTAAAGATGTAGATGCGGTAATAATTTCTTCTGTTGTACCTCCTATTATGCATACACTTGAATCGATGACTATAAAATATTGCAATACAAAGCCTTTGATTGTGGGACCAGGGATAAAGACAGGCATAAATATAAAGTATGATAATCCCAAAGAAGTAGGTGCAGATAGGATTGTAAATGCTGTTGCCGCATATGAAATTTACGGAGGACCAGTCATAGTAATAGATTTCGGCACAGCTACTACTTTTTGTGCAATTTCTAAAAATTGTGAGTATTTAGGTGGAATAATTGCCCCTGGATTGGCAATATCTGCTGATGCGCTTTTTCAAAGGACTGCTAAACTTCCTAAAATCGAACTTACAAAACCGTCTACTGTTATTTGCAAAAATACAGTGTCTAGTATGCAGTCAGGTATTATATATGGACATGTTGGTATGGTGGATTATATAGTAAGCAGAATGAAAGAAGAATTTGCGCCAAACGCTTATGTGGTAGCGACAGGTGGTTTTGCAAGGATGATTGCAGAAGAGTCAAAAACTATAAATACGGTGAATGATATGCTCACTTTGGAAGGTTTAAGAATAATCTATGAGAGGAATGCAGATTAA
- a CDS encoding ECF transporter S component → MQIKATREGKAAKISLRQITVAGMLAAISIVLSTTILGYIPLGIANATTMHIPAIIGGVLEGPIVGAFIGLIFGLTSFIRQNTPLFADPVIAILPRIFIGVVAYYSYKLTKNVGIAAAAGTLTNTIGVLGLAVLLKYLPLKVALFVALKNGIFEIIVAVILTTMIVKSLKKVYDK, encoded by the coding sequence GTGCAAATTAAAGCGACAAGAGAAGGGAAAGCGGCAAAAATTTCTTTGAGGCAGATAACTGTAGCAGGAATGCTGGCTGCGATATCCATTGTTTTATCTACAACCATTTTAGGGTACATTCCTTTAGGTATTGCTAATGCTACTACAATGCACATACCAGCAATTATAGGAGGAGTATTAGAAGGACCTATTGTAGGAGCTTTTATAGGTTTGATTTTTGGATTGACCAGCTTCATAAGGCAAAACACTCCTCTTTTTGCGGACCCTGTAATTGCTATATTGCCCAGGATTTTTATAGGGGTTGTGGCATATTATTCTTATAAGTTGACTAAAAATGTTGGTATTGCAGCAGCCGCAGGCACGTTGACAAATACCATCGGAGTTTTGGGCTTAGCAGTGCTTCTAAAATATCTGCCGCTTAAGGTTGCATTATTTGTAGCTTTAAAAAATGGCATATTTGAAATTATTGTCGCTGTGATATTGACAACAATGATAGTAAAGTCTTTGAAAAAAGTGTATGATAAATAA
- a CDS encoding biotin/lipoyl-containing protein, translating to MKKFKVTVNGKVYEVEVEEIKDKDEISNIIQTATVSQPKVTATQATFQPVSKAEAPSSADKGSKIISAPMPGTILDVKVKEGDRVKRGDVVVILEAMKMENEIMAPEEGVIASIHVSKGSSVNTGDVLVTMN from the coding sequence GTGAAGAAGTTTAAAGTAACAGTAAATGGAAAAGTATATGAGGTTGAAGTAGAAGAGATAAAAGATAAGGATGAAATTTCAAACATAATACAAACGGCAACTGTTTCACAGCCTAAAGTGACTGCAACTCAGGCGACTTTCCAGCCAGTTTCAAAAGCTGAAGCGCCTTCTTCGGCAGATAAAGGTTCTAAAATAATTTCTGCCCCTATGCCAGGCACAATTCTTGATGTGAAAGTTAAAGAAGGTGACAGGGTAAAGCGGGGAGATGTGGTAGTAATTTTAGAGGCTATGAAAATGGAAAATGAAATAATGGCACCTGAAGAAGGAGTTATAGCAAGCATACATGTTTCTAAAGGCTCTTCCGTAAACACAGGGGATGTGCTTGTGACTATGAATTAA